The following DNA comes from Ruegeria sp. YS9.
TCTCGGGCGCCACGTCGAGTTCGCCACGCAAGAGTGCCTGTAACGTCTGATATTGTTCCATTGCCCGAGACGACCGCCGACTATTGGAAAACGCCTCCATGAGTCGTCGGTGGGCGGCCTCGTTGAGCGGGTCCAGAGTGATCTGGCGCAGCGCCAGCCGGATTACGTTTTCGTGGTTGCCATCTTTCGCTTCGGCCTCGGCGCGCGTGGCAAGCGTGGTTATCAACCGTTCTGATTGGTGGCGTCGTTGGGCTTCCAACCATTCCTGCAATGTGGGGTCACCGACGTGTACGCCTTCCAGGAATTCGCCAAGCCGACAGAGTAGGGCCACCGGAAGATCGACCGACAAACTATCCAGGTCGTATTCCATTCGCGCATCATCCAGCCAGACGCTGGCCACATCCGATTGAAGAAGTGATGCCGCCGGTCCCATCACATCGCGCAGCCTGGACAGGGCTTGGCGCAAAGACGCGCGCGCTTGAGCTGGGCCGTGGTCGGGCCAGAGAAAGGCCGCCAGTTGCGGACGCGTCATCGTCCGGCCCCGTTCGGTGGCCAGCCGCGCCAGCAGCAACTGCCCCTTTCTTGAAGAAACCTTGGCCGCCTGTCCGTGTACTTTCAGCTCAAAGGCGCCGAGCAGGTTCAGCGCAGAAGTCGCTCCTTCGCCTAACCTGTCACCGTAGGTCTCTGTCATACCGTCCTCCACGTACCCAACTTTCACCGAGTATGTGCCCAAGGCAACGAAAGATTGGGAGGCCGACCAGTGAGAGGCGTCTTTTACGGCTTTGTCACGCGCTGAATTGCAGCCTGGTTACGGTGGATCGGGATTGGTGACCGAACAACGCAATCCAATATCGAAAGGATTCCAAAATGACCAAAGATCTCATCTTTGCCGTCGCCGCTATAGCGCGCTTGGCACCCAGGTGGATGCAGGCAAGCGTCTGGTCGCAATCGACGTCGCTGAAACCCATACAGCCGTCGTCTTCGCGCCCGCTGGGTTTCACCGCGTTCATAGGAGCCAGCGCCACGTTTGAGATCCTGAAAAGCGTCACGAACTAGGGCTGAGCGATCCCGCAATCCACGCTCCAGGACTGCCTGTCTCGGGCGTGCCCGCAATGACAACCGAAATCCACGAGGCCGCCATGACAGCTGCAGACATCACAACCGAAACCTTCCGTCCGCGCCGCCGCCGTTTAGCGCGCTATATTGATACCTGCGAGATGCGTAAGATCTCGCGTTTGGCCACACCTATCGCGTTGGTGGCGATGGTCAACATGGCCATGAGCATCACCGATACCTTCATGGTGGCCGCGCTTGGGTCACAGGCGATGGCAGCGGTGGCGATTGGCAGCGATTTCTATTCGATTCTATTCTATCTCGCGACCGGGCTGCTGGCGGGATTGTCCCCGGCCTATGCGGAAGCCTGGGCCAAAAGAGACTATGCACGGTTAGCCCGGCTGAGAACCGTTGGTTGGATGTTGTTGGCGGCCGCCGCCGTTCCAGTCATCCCTGCCATTTGGTTTGCGCCGAATTATCTTGGGGCGCTCGGGATCGACCAGGGTCTCTTGCTGGAAGGCACCGGCTATACACGGGCCATGGCCCTGACGCTGTTGCCCATGCTGGCGGTGACCTTCTACCGCAACCGCCTTACGGCATTGGAGAAACCTGGGTTGATCCTCAAAATCACCCTTGGGATCGTTCCGCTTAATGCGGGTCTGAACTGGGTCTTCATTTATGGTGCCGCCGGGTTCGACGGGATGGGTGCCACTGGCGCAGGCGTGGCCTCTTGCCTGTCCGCCATCTGCATTGCCATGGGGTTGGCCTGGCTGGCCTGGCGAGCGGAGGATCGCGGCCTAGCGTGTTGGATCGACTTCGCTGAGTTCAGGTCCGCGGTGCGGATCGGCTGGCCCATCGGCATCGCGACGCTCGCTGAAGTCGGCATCTTTTTGGGTGCCACATTGTTCATTGCCGCCATAGCCCCCCAGGACACTGCGGCGCATGCTATTGTCTTGCGGCTGGCGGGCTTCACATATGCCATCCCAGTAGGGCTTCTTCAGGCCGCGATGGTACGCATGGCGCGCCTTGGGGTCGATGCGCGGCGCGCGCACCGACGACGTGTCATCGCCAGCGCGACCGTGATCGCACTGGTCTCGGGTGGCGCATTGTTCCTGGCCCTTGCAGCTTTGGCGCTCCCCTTGTCGGAGGTGGTTATGGGCAATCAACCCGATGCTGCCGTGCTGACACGAACTTTGGTGATGCTGATTCTGATCCTGGCAGCAATTGAGATTGCGGAGCCCTTGGGCACGACCTCAGCGGGACTCCTGCGTGGCTGCGACGACACGTGTGTTCCCATGATCATCAGCCTGTTCGGAAACTGGGGTGTCTCATTGCCGCTTGGGCTGGTGCTTTGCCTTGGATTTGAAACAGGCGCAATCGGTGTCTGGGTCGGCATGGGAATCGGCAACATCACTGCATCGCTGTTTATGTTTGTGCGTGTCAGGCACTACTGGCAGCGTTGAAACTCCGGGAGTGGGTGCATTCGATATGCGCTCACGGCAACTACCAGAAATGACGAGATGTGCTGCCGCTCCATGAAAACCTGGCGAAGGTCTGGGAGAGATTTCACTTGATCGATCGCGGGTTCACTTTCGGTAATCTGACAATCCGAGCTCGTCCCACATCCAGCTGAAATCATAGTCTGCAACAGGAGAGCCGGTCTGGCGCGCGCTGCGGTTTTCGATTGTCTTCAGCCAGTCTATGACTTTCTTCCTGCCCGCCGTGGTGCGAGCGGCCTGGCGCGGGGTCTTGCCATCCAGGGCCGGGATCGGCTGATCAAGCGTGTCGCGGTAGTGATGGTCGAGATGTTCGTGGGCAATCTGATGGGCAAGGGCAGGGGGGATGTCCTCTTCTTCTGCCACTTCGCTCTCCAGGCTGTCATCCGCCATCATCTGTTCGGCGGTCTGGATTGATGTCAGCGGAGATTTCACCAGGTCGCCCAGGAGGTCCCGGACCAGGGCTTCGCCGCGTTCAGCGCGCGCTGCAGAGTTCACAGAAAGTGTGAGTGTCCGACCTTTCAGATCTAGGGACCCAAGCACGGAGGCCCCTGACATTGATTTGTCCAACACGAGGCCGGTGCCGTGCTTGGTGCCTGACGGGGTGTCGAGGTCAAGCCAGGTCCAATCCTTCTGGCCTGAGATCACGAGCTCTGCGGACTGTGTTAGCTTTTCAGATACCTGGCTTTGCGTCACTTTGCTGGCGAGGGGGAAGCGCATGTCGTGAAAGAGCAGGTTGTCGCCATCGCTGTTGCTGATTTGTGGTGGTTCCGGATCCAGTAGGTTCGGCAGATGTGCGAAGAGCCAGGCATTGGTGAAGAGGGGTGCGGAACGGTGTAGCTGATCCTGTGTCAGCCTCAGTTCAACGTCGGGGTTCAATTTCAACACGGAGCGGAGCCCGTCTTCAAAAAACGCGACGGTGTCGGGGTCGAAGGGGAGCAGCGCCCCCGAGATCACGTTATATTCCCCCTGTGCGACAACCCGAGCTGCGATGCGATCCCATCGCTGCAGCATCTGCGTCGCGCTGTGTTCCCGGACGGTAACCGGCTCTGCGTCCGAAAGCATGTTGCGCAAGACCATGGATCTGCCGGGGTCTACCTCGCTCACCTCATAAAGGCTGACCGACGCGTCCCGCAAACCCTCGATATAGGCGCGGGTCTGCGCACTCTCTTTGGAACCGCTCCCTTTCAGATAGGCATCTACAGCGTTTTCGGCGTCCGGTCCGAATGTCCTGCCCAGCAAGTCTTCCAGGCCACCGCCCCACAGAACCATTGGCCAATCCTCGCCCAGCAGGTCGCCCAGATCCTCGAAATCGAGATCAAAGGCTTCGAGACTTGGCAGAAAATGCTCGTCCAACACGTCCGCGAGCCGCTCGTGCCAAATCTCGTCACGGGTGATAAACCGAATGAGCCCACCAAGATCGTTCCCCGTTGTCATCTTCAGCTTCTCCCTGTTCGCCAGACAGAGGCGATCTAGCGCAGATTGCAACCGCCAGCCAGATCACAGGCTTGTGCAGATCTGCGTTGCATGGATGGTCTTGTCGTGGCGAATGCTATGTCTTTGGCTCCCGCTCAAAAAGCTCTGCGAAAAGTTCTTTGGATCGATGCAGGCCTTGATCGGTCAACACCACCGATTTTGCCTTTCCAACCGGATCCAGGATCAACCCCTTCCGGTGCAAGCGGTCAAGCGCGTCCCAGTCAAAGCCTTTCCATGCGCGGCGCTCGTCATGCAGCGTCAACCAGAGCAGCGCCAGGACTGCCTCATCCACTTTGTTTTCATCTACGTCCATAACCACAGCGGACGCGACAAGGGTCGGGCTCGTCAACCCTGATCCGGGGAATGGAGGGACTGCAAAGATCTTCAACTCGCATATGGTGCGACCAGAATGATAAGGCCGGGTGAAACCCGTGCCGCCTCACATCACGGGTATGAATCGCTCCCGGCGAATAGATATCGCATTGTCATTGGACAGCTGGGCTGTGCCAAGAAATACTGGGCGCATGGAGCTGACAGACACCACACCTGTCCACCTGATCCATGTAGACCCTGACGTCAACATGGCACGGTTCTACGGAATAGAGTTGCAGCCGACGCTGTTTGGTGAAGTTTCCGTTCTTCGCACCTGGGGACGTATTGGCACAAACGGGCAAGCCATGATGGTGACGTACGATGACGAAGCCCAGGCTGCTGACGCGCTCCATATACTTGAAAGACAAAAACGTCGCCGAGGCTATGTTCCGGTTGGAGCATAGGCGATTGATCCCATGGTTAGATGATGCGGCTTATTCAATGGAACGGTACGCAGCAAGGCATGTGTGAAAGCACCGCATCTGAGGTTCTTCCAACGTGGCAAGGCAACGCCAAAGGTGCCAAACCAACGCGATATTGTTCAAGGTTTGTTGCTATCGATCCAGCGGGACATCAGAGTGCGATCCCGAAAGCACTCGTCCGGAACAGGACTGCGCTTGATCCGGGCGATGCGTTCCGCAAATGCCACCTGCTTCGAGCTTGGCCTTGTATCGCGAACGCGAGGTGCTGATCTCTGCGTGTCGATCCATTGGCTCATCGCGCGCCGATCTTGCTGGATTTCCCAGGGCAAAACGACGTTTTGTTGCTCTGCCAACTTGCGTGCATAAGCAAGTTGCTTTGCCGTTGCTGGCAGTGCTGTCTGTGTCTCTGAAATGGCAGTTTCGGGCATCAGTTTTTCCCCTTGGCAGCTTAGCAAAAGAATAGAACAAAAGGGGTTCAAAAGCAATCATATTGTGGGTGCTTAACGTAAGTATACTAAATATAGTGTTTCCGTCGAGGCAGGATAACACGCGTGCTTTTGTTTTCTGACAAGACCACGCAAACGGTGAATTGAGACCCGCGCGCGGCGCGCGGTTCACATTGATCAATTGACAGGGCTGAGGATCGACGCGCTAAAGCGCGCTCACCCCGGCCCTGGCATTGTCCAATAGTGGGGCTGCTGTGACCGGCAGGCCGGTCCCATCATCCCGATCCGCC
Coding sequences within:
- a CDS encoding MATE family efflux transporter, with product MTAADITTETFRPRRRRLARYIDTCEMRKISRLATPIALVAMVNMAMSITDTFMVAALGSQAMAAVAIGSDFYSILFYLATGLLAGLSPAYAEAWAKRDYARLARLRTVGWMLLAAAAVPVIPAIWFAPNYLGALGIDQGLLLEGTGYTRAMALTLLPMLAVTFYRNRLTALEKPGLILKITLGIVPLNAGLNWVFIYGAAGFDGMGATGAGVASCLSAICIAMGLAWLAWRAEDRGLACWIDFAEFRSAVRIGWPIGIATLAEVGIFLGATLFIAAIAPQDTAAHAIVLRLAGFTYAIPVGLLQAAMVRMARLGVDARRAHRRRVIASATVIALVSGGALFLALAALALPLSEVVMGNQPDAAVLTRTLVMLILILAAIEIAEPLGTTSAGLLRGCDDTCVPMIISLFGNWGVSLPLGLVLCLGFETGAIGVWVGMGIGNITASLFMFVRVRHYWQR
- a CDS encoding DUF2384 domain-containing protein, whose translation is MLDEHFLPSLEAFDLDFEDLGDLLGEDWPMVLWGGGLEDLLGRTFGPDAENAVDAYLKGSGSKESAQTRAYIEGLRDASVSLYEVSEVDPGRSMVLRNMLSDAEPVTVREHSATQMLQRWDRIAARVVAQGEYNVISGALLPFDPDTVAFFEDGLRSVLKLNPDVELRLTQDQLHRSAPLFTNAWLFAHLPNLLDPEPPQISNSDGDNLLFHDMRFPLASKVTQSQVSEKLTQSAELVISGQKDWTWLDLDTPSGTKHGTGLVLDKSMSGASVLGSLDLKGRTLTLSVNSAARAERGEALVRDLLGDLVKSPLTSIQTAEQMMADDSLESEVAEEEDIPPALAHQIAHEHLDHHYRDTLDQPIPALDGKTPRQAARTTAGRKKVIDWLKTIENRSARQTGSPVADYDFSWMWDELGLSDYRK
- a CDS encoding DUF6429 family protein — its product is MDVDENKVDEAVLALLWLTLHDERRAWKGFDWDALDRLHRKGLILDPVGKAKSVVLTDQGLHRSKELFAELFEREPKT
- a CDS encoding WGR domain-containing protein, whose amino-acid sequence is MELTDTTPVHLIHVDPDVNMARFYGIELQPTLFGEVSVLRTWGRIGTNGQAMMVTYDDEAQAADALHILERQKRRRGYVPVGA